One genomic window of Luteolibacter rhizosphaerae includes the following:
- a CDS encoding phage tail tape measure C-terminal domain-containing protein has protein sequence MAAFLVSPFGLAIGGAITAAVLFKTELIAAWGEIRVWFSSWVENNRTRLEGLKQAWSGFVTALGPLWKAIKDGFVLMGKGIASAFGPGVAAQITGFGSLVGTVMSGLIDYFTQYLQGVTTVINRFTQGVPAATEKIVAFVNGIGPQLASAWQWVKDSAKGIWDGIGETMTNAWNGVKESLAVVWEGIKAKFREWAHSLGDVFDSAWESLHSKFSALWDKLKGWFISTALPQLKEAIAAAWKATDWSFLGEAVTDGLRAGIRAGKTAVLAEGVGLAAELISGAKDKLGIRSPSRVFTEIGEQVGNGFVNGIRNKIAEAGKAVQQLVSTGQSGFTNSFLAGATRNIVGPDADKQFKAWTESISKGAIQVQSAWSSAMTHVGSAIDEFVKTGKLNFSDLVRSIIADLASAALKNAFNGLLQGILGATGGMFGGSTGSTGGGILSGLGSIFGGIFGGMASFEGGGYTGTGSRSGGLDGRGGRLALLHPRETVIDHAAIKRDARGGQRPQVHLTVPINLQPGVSHEELARIMPTVQQGIIKTLLDTIPRGGRFASAFGQ, from the coding sequence GTGGCGGCTTTTCTTGTCAGCCCTTTCGGCCTGGCGATTGGCGGGGCCATCACCGCGGCGGTGCTTTTCAAGACCGAGCTAATCGCCGCTTGGGGCGAGATCCGTGTTTGGTTCTCAAGTTGGGTGGAGAACAACCGAACCCGGCTGGAGGGCCTGAAGCAGGCATGGTCGGGATTCGTCACCGCGCTGGGTCCGCTGTGGAAAGCGATCAAGGACGGTTTCGTTCTCATGGGCAAGGGCATCGCCTCGGCATTCGGGCCGGGGGTAGCCGCCCAGATCACGGGATTCGGTTCTCTGGTTGGAACCGTCATGTCCGGCCTGATCGATTACTTCACCCAATACCTTCAGGGCGTCACTACCGTCATCAACCGGTTCACCCAAGGGGTGCCCGCCGCCACCGAGAAGATCGTCGCTTTCGTGAATGGCATCGGCCCGCAACTGGCCAGCGCGTGGCAATGGGTGAAAGACTCGGCGAAAGGAATCTGGGATGGGATTGGGGAAACCATGACCAACGCGTGGAACGGCGTGAAAGAGTCTCTCGCGGTAGTTTGGGAGGGGATCAAAGCAAAGTTCCGCGAGTGGGCTCATAGCCTCGGCGATGTTTTCGACTCGGCTTGGGAGTCGCTCCACTCGAAGTTTTCCGCACTGTGGGACAAGCTTAAGGGCTGGTTCATCTCGACAGCTTTGCCCCAGCTCAAGGAAGCGATCGCCGCCGCCTGGAAGGCCACCGATTGGAGCTTCCTCGGCGAGGCCGTGACCGATGGCCTTCGAGCCGGGATCCGTGCTGGCAAAACCGCGGTGTTGGCTGAAGGCGTCGGGCTGGCCGCTGAATTGATTTCCGGCGCCAAGGACAAGCTCGGCATCCGCTCCCCCTCCCGCGTCTTCACCGAGATCGGCGAGCAGGTTGGCAACGGCTTCGTAAACGGCATCCGTAACAAGATCGCGGAAGCAGGGAAGGCCGTGCAGCAACTCGTCTCCACCGGCCAATCCGGTTTCACCAACTCCTTCCTCGCCGGTGCTACGAGGAACATCGTCGGACCCGATGCCGACAAACAGTTCAAGGCCTGGACCGAGAGCATCAGCAAGGGCGCGATCCAAGTGCAGTCCGCCTGGTCCTCGGCCATGACCCACGTCGGCAGCGCGATCGATGAGTTCGTAAAGACCGGCAAGCTCAACTTCTCCGACCTCGTTCGCTCGATCATCGCGGATCTCGCCAGCGCCGCCCTCAAGAACGCCTTCAACGGCCTCCTGCAGGGCATCCTCGGTGCCACAGGCGGCATGTTCGGCGGCAGCACCGGCAGCACGGGCGGCGGCATCCTCTCCGGGCTCGGCAGCATCTTCGGGGGAATCTTCGGCGGCATGGCCAGCTTCGAGGGCGGCGGCTACACCGGCACCGGTTCCCGCTCCGGCGGACTCGACGGCCGCGGCGGTCGCCTCGCACTGCTTCACCCGCGCGAGACCGTCATCGATCACGCCGCGATCAAGCGCGACGCGCGCGGCGGGCAGCGCCCACAGGTGCACCTCACCGTCCCGATCAACCTGCAGCCCGGCGTCTCCCACGAGGAGCTCGCGCGCATCATGCCCACCGTTCAGCAGGGCATCATCAAGACCCTTCTCGACACCATCCCCCGCGGCGGGCGCTTCGCCTCCGCGTTCGGCCAGTAA
- a CDS encoding DUF6950 family protein yields the protein MNRSELLAAYLAEVWGRPYRIGQWDCILFIAEWADRLMAHETDGDRQPDFAGQLRGAYTTEREGIAIFTARTGLNAAIATGLTIHDWQLIPIRSRDIPVPDAQTPCLAPGDIILTDLHHPGIWDGAAIVAQPAKSSGLLRLHPRHALLSLRAPHQ from the coding sequence GTGAACCGCTCCGAGCTGCTCGCCGCCTATCTCGCCGAAGTCTGGGGCCGCCCCTACCGGATCGGCCAATGGGACTGCATCCTCTTCATCGCCGAATGGGCCGATCGCCTCATGGCCCACGAAACCGACGGCGATCGCCAGCCCGACTTCGCGGGACAACTCCGCGGTGCCTACACCACCGAGCGCGAAGGCATCGCCATCTTCACCGCCCGTACCGGCTTGAACGCCGCCATCGCCACCGGCCTCACCATCCACGATTGGCAACTCATCCCCATAAGGAGCAGGGACATTCCTGTTCCTGACGCGCAGACTCCGTGCCTTGCCCCCGGCGACATCATACTCACCGATCTCCACCACCCCGGCATCTGGGATGGCGCCGCGATCGTTGCGCAACCCGCTAAATCTTCCGGCCTGCTTCGGCTCCACCCGCGCCACGCCCTGCTTTCTCTACGCGCCCCGCACCAATAA
- a CDS encoding PA2169 family four-helix-bundle protein, with amino-acid sequence MNSTEDCLDACNSLLRGELSAVETYNQAIEKFTSEKELSALEGIKADHIEAVGILRQHITDMGGEPSKDSGAWGTFAKAVEGGAKILGESPALAALIAGEEHGISEYREALESSGVMEEIKVQIRSKLLPALNSHVDTLKRLKDA; translated from the coding sequence ATGAACTCTACCGAAGATTGCCTTGATGCCTGCAACAGCCTCCTCAGGGGCGAACTCTCAGCCGTCGAGACCTACAACCAAGCCATTGAGAAGTTTACCTCGGAGAAGGAGCTGAGCGCGCTTGAGGGAATCAAAGCCGACCACATCGAAGCAGTCGGCATCCTTCGACAGCACATCACCGATATGGGCGGCGAGCCATCCAAAGACTCGGGTGCGTGGGGCACCTTCGCGAAGGCCGTCGAAGGCGGTGCCAAGATCCTCGGCGAATCTCCTGCCCTCGCCGCACTTATCGCCGGTGAGGAACACGGAATCTCTGAATATCGGGAGGCGCTCGAGTCCTCCGGCGTGATGGAAGAGATCAAGGTCCAGATTCGCTCCAAGCTTCTTCCGGCGCTTAATTCTCACGTCGATACCTTGAAGCGCCTG